The Raphanus sativus cultivar WK10039 chromosome 6, ASM80110v3, whole genome shotgun sequence sequence tgcgtcacatccggcaacagatcgagtttgcttccttgtcggacctgtgagtcatatcaggcgacaatcaagcacctctggtagtatcattgggccttccgcaaccctttgtgtcaccgttcaatccatcagttctcttcggagttcacctctggtagtatcattgggccttccgcaaccctttgtgtcacctttcaaaccattagttctcccttttggcgagttcatatcccataagtccgtttgagtgatcatGTCCTGACCCAGGACGTATCAAgaggtatcagagccactcaaccggtacttgtctgttcatttttttctcatctttccatcttcttcatccatcttctacctttcatcttcttttctaaaaaaaaaaaaaaaaaaaagttctatgaaaagccatccttcccgattttgggcgtatcatttggtatcagagccactcaaccggtactTGTCCGTTCacttttttttctcatctttccatcttcttcatccatcttctacctttcatcttcttttctaaaaaaaataaaaaataaaaagagttctacgaaaagccaagagatcatcCTATATGAAGCTaaagaaagacagatttgagggaaaatctttttaaagaaggagggaatgatgtgccctgaatcagcagcagaaacaaatcaagaaaatttGGCTTTTGGGCTTAAGTtttaaacgagatgggcttgacgaTTTATGAAACTATGTTTGTGGACAtgtttcagcccaaagaaagaaaggcccaacaagaaaatacaagtcatggtcgaataatatatcaatctgacggcaatgtAGAGACGGTCGACCATGCGGAAGCACGAGACCAGACGAAGAGTGCGACGACTACAATTCTTCATTTTGGGTCAAGTCAAgacatttatgatttttggtcaattcaaagtctttggtcaagtcttccTTGTTTTTACAAATTGTTAATTTCTATGTTTGACTAGTATTTTGTAATCAGATCTTTTGTATTCTTTGACCTATTATATAAAGgtcatttgatcaatgaaataaaataagttttgagtgtttatttttggaaccttgagagggtatctcacttttcttgttcttggtgtggttagctccaagtaacactctctttctcgttggaccggtgcgtcacatccggcaacagatcgagtttgcttccttgtcggacctgtgagtcatatcaggcgacaatcaagcacctctggtagtatcatcgggccttccgcaaccctttgtgtcaccgttcaatccatcagttctcttcggagttcacctctggtagtatcattgggccttccgcaaccttTTGTGTCACCTTTCAAACCAttagttctcccttttggcgagttcatatcccctaagtccgtttgagtgatcctgtcctGACCCAGGACGTATCATACGGTTCTCGTTTCGTGTGTCTAGGGTTTGAAGTGGTTCAAAGTCGGAGGAGATTTCGAGTCTCGATGAATTTTCTGGCGTGAGGACAGTGCGGTGGAGAACGGTGATGGGATCGGTTGGAGGCTTGGTGGTTTCTAAGCTCCAACAAACGAATCTGTGATGGTGTGGAACCGGCGGCGTAGCTTCGGAAGCGGTCGAGTAGTAGCGGTGGCGGTCGAGTTGTAGCAGTGACGACACGTGTAGTGTGAATGGAGCAGATCTTTTCACGTGTCGAGCATGCTCCTCGCCGAACTTTCCGACTAAGGCGTTTTTCGAGGTGTCGGTGGAGTTTGCGAATTTGGGCTTTGGCCCGTTACtctcttttttgttgttgtagcCCGGTTTGTTTTTGGGCTTGTGTGCGGATTGCAAGTTTTATGGGCTTCGGTCCGGCACTTTCGGGCTGTgaacttttaatataatttcaatttgtgaaaaaaaaaaaaagtcatgcACCGATAGTCATGGTTGTCACCCCTCAAAACTCTTGTACTGGCCAATTATTATTAACCATTCCACTACTGTTTCTTCACATAGCATTTAGCAAGATACTGCTATACCTATACATGTGATCTAGCGttggaagaaaacaaaaactcaaATGAGAATTACAAGTAACTAAAATAAAGTGAAAAGATAGCATCAAGAGACTCAAAAGTCTCAACAACCTCTTAAGATATTTTCTTCATCCACGGATCTCTATAAAGTTTGCCTTTAATTATAGCCAGTGACAAAAAGAAGTACTACATACATAGATAAAGAGGGCCAACATTTgcattttacttatatatttaattcgACAAAAGAACAtacaaaaaagagagagaaaatctTTCTTCTTTAGCTATTCGAATACGTTATTTATCTCAGGGTTATATATTACGGTCATGGATCTCTCTTTAGTAATTTAGGGGTTATCAGTTTTGAACAATTTATATTTGAGAAAATGGCAAAAGGAAAATGATACTAAAAATATGTTAGTGGGGAATGTTACAGGTATCTGGAAACACTTAAAACGAATTCATCATGCATGTAACATCAAAGACACCTTAGTTTTCTTGTCACTATTGCTAATAAAGAGTCCACTTGACtagtaacaaatatttttttcagtgTTAAATCTTTCCTAACCTTTTTAAGTTTGAAGAGCATCTCGAACCCATAACactatttttatatcaaaaccACATTGTTTTAGTGTAATTTTAACACTAAAAATGAGTTCTtctccaaccacaacaccaaactTCATactaaaagttattttataatattatatgtacttatttttttatttctcatttgtttatttgtaaatttattaataaaataagcgAATAGTGTTTTAGTGGAGTGAATAGTGTTTTAGTGTGGTTAATAGTgtcacaccaaatttggtgtgaaATTATAGTGTTTCACTAAAATAGTGTAATTTTTGCAGTCTCATTGGAAATGATTCTGGTGTAAAAACTACACTAAGCTTTAATTGGTAAccatgaaaatgaaaaaaatgaacagAAAAAAGTTGAACAAATTTTCATTAAAGaattgaattgaaaaaaaataattgaaccTTGAGGGACAGACGTTCCTTATCAATTTTATAAGGGGAAAATACTTTTTCATTAATTCATCTTTTTACGAGGAACATAGAGGAATGTGGTGGGGTCCATACATaataatttgacaaaaaaatcaacataactGGTATTAATTTTGAGGAACAACAAattcatcataattttttcataaaaggTAGTCACCAGTTGAAGCCTAAAAATAGTGTTTTGCAATCCCATTAAAGATGACCTAAACACAGCTAAATCATTTCTATTGGTAGTTTCTGAAATTAATCTACTACCATGAAATTATACAATATCTAATTTTAAAGTATAAACTAGGTTTttatccgcgcttcgaaagcacatatattatttttcatttttatgaaatatattatttgtttgtaattattgaatgtatttatctaactaaatttttttataataaattcgacacataaagtgtctctggtaaactatgcgtttctctggttttgttttattatctctccaattaacatatttatctggtttgttgttaaaacaaatgattttagaacacaactgtacaatacttttacattgatattttgtttaaacaatgtaacatatttatatattaattaatatagaaatacctGAACGGATTTAACAGAACCCAAACAGATTTGAAACGAACCCGAATAAATATCTAAACGCCCaaccctagtcataattcgaattgaagtttagaaatatatgaatggagctgaaatctttgaccccggaaacccaaaacccaaacaaatccgaaacgaaccggaattgatacctgaacgtccagccttagtcattattatagtattatgtatcatatatatgtcatcatataattaattgtattggttcttcatataaataatcatatattaatagtattttatatgtatcatcttataaataattacatatattatattcttaaagtttaatgtgaaatataaaaaccacaatttaagttggtatgtgaaattaatctttttgttgtatttttcttatatttattgaaaacattttttaataatggttattgaaaaatatttttagtaaaaataaatttttgaatatatgcatattttaaatcaatttttgatataaatcaactttaaattattatttttatttgaaatatgtaaataaatttaaattttattttatgattattttagacaaaacaatgttttaggtaattagattagtctattttgtatattttaaaactgatatacttttatccatgtttcaaattttaattttttgcattcgttttttaagaattattattaattttgtgttatttgttttttgaaaattgaactcttgaaatttttatatttgactaaattaaataaggtaataatactgtttttaaaaattattttatataatattctatttatatttcagtttgtgtttttatttttaccataaagaattgtaaatataatgacaaaattgtaaataaaaagaaatatagaaagaaagttgtttaatttattgtaaaaacaatggcatttttaaataaaaagaagtattaatatgttattcatgtttctaaacaattctcatttgttattaatttattgaaaatacaatggttaaatgtgtaaataaaagaaagtacacattcCTACTATCCGTGTTTCCaaacatatatcatttattctactattcatgtttccaaacatatctcatttattctattatcAGTGTTTCCAAATTTCCAATTTGTATTTcaacttaataatatatatacaaaattttattaatgttttattgGTATATATCTCAAGAACACGAAACACTCATATCAAAATCtttcatttaaaaatttagtgtgCATTTCTAAAATGTTTTAGATTCCCActaacaaaatatcaatatattttaatattatactaaaaagatatataaattctGATTTTACCTTAAAATTATTCACTTCATAGATTATCAATAATGCTCttattaataactaaattttttatgACTGTtaaattatactattaaaatcAATATTCCCACtctatgtatataaataaatgtaaatatttttcttacaaatcTAGAATCCCATTCCCAGTCCCCATTTATGTCAATCGGAGGAGACAACAGACAAAAGGTGGGCGCGTGACGACGCAGACGCGCTGCAGCTGGCAACAGCCAATTTCCCTCACATTCGTTCTCCTCCTTTATATCTTCACTTCACCACTCTCTCTTCCCTCACACTCTCAACAATGTCGTCGCCCGCGATTAACCTCTTCTTCACcctcttctcttttctcatcttctccatctcctCTTCACTTCCTCTCTCTCAGACCAAGAAACCCACAACTGTTCAAACCTTAAATGTCGCAGCAGCGGCGGAGATAAAAATGGTGAACCCGAAACTCCCGCCTCGGAGCCTCTCCCTCACGTCGTCGAAACGATACGAGGGATCTTCCGATCTTGTCCATCTCCGGTACCATATGGGTCCGGTTCTCTCCTCTTCACCGATCAACATCTACGTTATATGGTACGGACGGTGGTCTCGGCCGCATAAGGCTCTCATCAGAGACTTTCTCAACTCAATCTCCGACGCTAAAGCTCCGTCTCCCTCCGTCGCGGAATGGTGGCGGACGGCGACTTTGTACACCGACCAAACCGGAGCTAACGTCTCTCGTTCTGTCCTCATCGCCGGAGAATACTCAGATGCGAAGTACTCCACGGACAGAGCCTCACGCGCCTCTCGATCCAAGAAGTCATCGCCAGCGCCGCGAGATCCGCTTCCTTCCCGGTGGACCACAAGAACGGGATGTACCTCGTGCTGACGTCACACGACGTCACGATGCAGGACTTTTGCCGCGCCGTGTGCGGGTTCCATTACTTCACGTTCCCGTCGATGGTGGGGTACACGATGCCGTACGCTTGGGTTGGTCAGTCGGGGAAACAGTGCCCGGAGGTCTGTGCTTACCCCTTCGCCTTGCCGGGGTACATGGGTCACGGTGGTCCGGGAGCGCTCCAGCCGCCGAACGGAGAGACTGGAGTGGACGGGATGGTGAGTGTGATAGGGCATGAGCTGGCGGAAGTTGTGTCGAATCCGCTGATAAACGCTTGGTACGCCGGAGAGGATCCGACGGCGCCGACGGAGATCGGGGACTTGTGCGAGGGGTTGTACGGAACCGGCGGAGGAGGAGGGTATATTGGTCAAGTGATGCAGGATAGAGGAGGGAAGACGTTTAATATGAACGGTAAAGGAGGAAGGAAGTTTCTGGTTCAGTGGATCTGGAATCCTAATCTGAAAGCTTGTTCTGGTCCTAACTCTGTGGACTAAGACAGAAGCAGATgagtgtttgtttgtttgtttgatgaTGGTGATTTGTGTTAATCACCATCATAATGATGAAATAACCCTTGTATTAGAGTTAGGTTAGTAGTGGAACATTAATTATTTTCTgttgagttttgtttttgtttgtttgatatataaatttccaaAGAATGCTTATACTGCTTTTTGCGATGTTTGAATGAAATCTTAATTTCAAATGCTTTTCAGTATGGTCCAATGTACAGAACTTTTATGTTTGGGGAAAGCTAAAAGTTTGAATTCAAATTCTTAGATATTTTCTCTGCAATTATTTAATGCTAATCTGTTTCAATAAATGGAAGTGTACGATAACAATAACTTACATGTTGGATTGAGAACTGACAAAGGAATCTTAAAACTCTTACAAGGTAAGATTGTTAACTAATTAGTTTAGTTGCAATTATATTTTCCTTGTCTTATACAGCAATCATTCATGCTTTCATCCTTGCATGTttcgatttaattttattatatactaataatagTAATATTCGGTATCCTTCTTGAAAATGTGGTGGTTTACttaattttttgtataaattagATTCGGAAACCATCGGCCATGCCTCTCCTACCAATCAAGCATTTAGTGTAAGTGTATCCACTAATGTTGCAATGTACTAATAAAGGCAAGGAAAAAGGACTTTGAAAGACTACGTGAGTGAGTGGTAGAGACAATTGAGAGAAGGTGTTTTGTGAACGACAGACAGCTAAGAAAGAGACCCCAATTTGAAATTACAATCATTACCAACGTCAATGGAAACTGCATTTATCACTTCAGCCCTTCTTCCATGACagctaaattatttttgtaaacagCCTTCTTTGCCTAACTATCTCATAATCCATCATTCATGTTTCCGCAATCCATGTTGAATTGTTTATCATTCGTTCTTAACTAGTCTATGACTGTTTATAGGCATGTTGTCAAAGTGGGCCAAAGCCCGTAGAGTTTGTCCTCACCCATCATGACGGCCATAATTTGAATCAGGGTGGGTTTGGATTCGGTTATATACCTTAATGCTTAACCAAATTTTATTTACCCACGGTAAATATGGACTATATTAATGTACTCAGTACATTATAGAAAAGGATAACAAAGTTACGCATCTAGAAGAGAATGTAAAACTGAAGAAATTAGATTAAGAGGTAAAATGCGATATACAAGTTATTAGAAAATGGAAGACAGTAGATGGTCGATCTCTAGATGGTAAAAGTGGTGGCATCACTTTAAGTGGACTTTGTAGCTTCTTTGGATTAGGTTTCCATCTTGTCGGGTCCATTAAGAGGTGCGCAGAGCTTTCCAGTTAAAATTCTTAAGAGTgatttaaatagagaaaaagACTAGGATAACactaaatcaaaattttgtcgTAAAAATAGCATCATAaggaagaaaatgaccaaaagaagttttattgaaggataaatatgcatttataacacttgagttaattaatctaagacttagggtttagagttaagagaTGAGGCtttaggaatgtgttcaaatttttaaaaataaaaaataaatattaaaatttttcaaaacaaatatgtgctattttgatcattttattttttgagtgttatttttgtgacaaaaacttaaaagtgCTATTTTAGAGAATTACCCATTTACATACAGTCACTTTTAAGTTTTTAGTTACATCTTAGGATAGTTAAAATTATTAAGAGTATttccaatataatttttttccatAGAATAAAAGAGAATATGAAGTAAAATTGCTTCaaccatattttattttttactctcTAATGgagtaataaaaacaaaaaatatataatttcatttatagagtaaaatcTGTTATGGTGTGAAATATCAAGTTTGTTGAATCATTTCTTATTTCATACTCTGTTTCACTccattttagaataaaaaataaagtgaaaTTGAAAATGCTTTTAAGTAGTTTCTTCGTAGTTGTTTACACTGTTATCCTCATTTTTGCtaaactgaatttttttttctattttcatttTCCAATTCGTTAGGTTTAGTTGAgagacaaaaaataaattttaaattccatAAACTGTTTGCTTCATTTTAACTTTTTGGTTTATTaatcttttaacatttttatcaaCTCTCAACATAACTAAATATGTCATACGAAATCACTTCCGATTTCAGTATGACATGTGAATCCCCCAATTAAAATCTGTAACGCTCCGACCATCCGAGAAAAAACCATCGTCTGATGTTATCGAGAGAAGaggtttaaaaattatttgaaaggAATTTAATATGAACTAGAGTTTATGAACAACATGCATGGATGAATTTAACTGTtgtgatataaataattttatagcaATCAGTTAAACATGGAGGGTTGCAATTTCAGGCTTATTTTCAGGACGATTATGAGAAATcgataaagagagagagagggatagAGAGACAGGTTTTAGATGACATAATTAATTGATAACATGTAAAAAACAATATATCCAGTTGAATCTATGAGCCACATGAGTACGAATTAGACGTCAGAGTAGGGGTAATGATGACATTAGTTTTTGGGAATAGTGGTCATACATTACCTTTTCCATATAactaagagcatctctaatCCTCTCCTTTTTTTACctctatataataatatttagagGTAAAATCACTCCAACTCCACTTCTATTTATACCTCTAAAGTAGAGATTGTTATTTtatcctctatttatagagaaagaAATATCATTCTTCTATagtttactctatatttggagatttctattttagagaaatacattggagcaaaacacatatctattatagagttcctctattttagaggtaaaaataggggaatacattggagatggtctaagtaCGAGGTtaagatccgcgccttgcgcataatcaatattatatataaattactttatgtattatatatttttacattatgaaataataaatatatattaaatagttaaaattttaataactgctacatatataattaaattggtgaaagcacataaataaatattactaatccaaacaaacaattttctatttttgatcatttgtattcttataacaaaaaatttaaatcactgataacaaattttttttgtgggatgtttaatagttttagtaatttataattgtaaaaaaCATTCAatgaaaagtttaaaatataaatattaagttgtcaatatttgttcaattttttttgtcaaaaaattaaagcaaatttcgaaactaaaataaatatgtattttatatggtatataacttattttagaaatatatatatatatatatatatatatatgtatatatcatatttattaaataataccTCTTACTTATATAATCTTGaatcatttgtatctttttataatataaatttaaatcatggATCACACAAATTTCAGCGTGAGATTTTAacaaatttagttatttatagtcattttaaaaattcaaaatataatatatacataaacatataatttttattatatagtttatgtgattgtttaatttattataataagtTATGTTTTAAGAATTATAGAGAATAAactaattttatcaaattttattattcaaaatcattaatttgtCATATATACTTAAACCATATTAGGCAATTCCGTGATTTTTATTTAAGGAGACAATGAagaacattaataattaatttgattaatttaataaaaagattattatatattaagatgAACCAACATATTTTTAAGGGTTTTAAAAATGATTGTGGTGATGGCACGTGTCTACATAAATTGttgaaatgtttttcttttaatatacaAGGATTTTGTGTAAATGGTTAtgaaatacaattttataataaGTTAAGCCTATTTATTGGAGAGTTTTAATggatttctcaaaaaaaatatattaataaaatatttggtgggtatatcaaatttaataattatccGCGTAAAAGTTTTTGAGAAATTATTGAGTGGAGTTTATTGAATtgaaatacataattaatttactattattatttttactatattttttaaataggtAGAAGAGGTGTTCTATGAATAGTTTAGGTGATTTACATTAGATTAAATTACTTGTAAATACAAAACAAGAATCAATTATTAAAAGAGTAattgcattgcattgcatttaCACATAAAAGTGTACATTTAGATATATGAtaacaataatattatcattttatagTTCCTACATTGTCCCTATCTTTTCTGTAAtgttttctctctctcatctGTTCTTTTTTAAACACTGGAATTTCATTCATTCACTGAGAAATACATTTGAGATACATAAGGCTGGCAGATTCAAAGGAGAGACAGAGCCCGACGATCGGGAAACCATAAAACAAAGCGAAGATACACAAACATGACCAAGAACAAGGACTGGAGAAAGCAATAAGAGCCAATAAAGAACACCAACCCAGAAACAAGTAGTAACACCTAAACTCCAAGCGGCCTTTGATATAAACTTACCACAAACAGATGGTAACTGAAACCTCCTATAGTGAATAGCACAGAAAATAAGCACGGAGA is a genomic window containing:
- the LOC108813362 gene encoding LOW QUALITY PROTEIN: protein EXORDIUM-like 5 (The sequence of the model RefSeq protein was modified relative to this genomic sequence to represent the inferred CDS: inserted 1 base in 1 codon); this encodes MSSPAINLFFTLFSFLIFSISSSLPLSQTKKPTTVQTLNVAAAAEIKMVNPKLPPRSLSLTSSKRYEGSSDLVHLRYHMGPVLSSSPINIYVIWYGRWSRPHKALIRDFLNSISDAKAPSPSVAEWWRTATLYTDQTGANVSRSVLIAGEYSDAKYXHGQSLTRLSIQEVIASAARSASFPVDHKNGMYLVLTSHDVTMQDFCRAVCGFHYFTFPSMVGYTMPYAWVGQSGKQCPEVCAYPFALPGYMGHGGPGALQPPNGETGVDGMVSVIGHELAEVVSNPLINAWYAGEDPTAPTEIGDLCEGLYGTGGGGGYIGQVMQDRGGKTFNMNGKGGRKFLVQWIWNPNLKACSGPNSVD